The sequence below is a genomic window from Variovorax paradoxus B4.
CGTCGCGCTCGAAATCGAGCCCGTCGACGTAGCGCTGAATCTGCTCGTCTCCCGCGGCGTAGCCGAAGCGCAGGTAGCGGTCGTGCGGGGTCAGCGCCAGCAGGTGCTGCGCGATGCGGTCGCGCTCGCGCGGGCCGATCGAGCGGATCGGCACCATGACGGGTTGTGGCGCGAAGGTCGCGCGCGGTTGCGCCTCAACCATCGGCGCCTTCAGGAAAGAGCCGAGGCCGAGAGACGCCTTCAGAAGGGTCTTGGCGGTAAGCATGGCTCAAATATAAGGGTTTTCCCTTAAACACCAAGCCAGCAGGGGTACTTTGGGGCCACATTCGTGAATCAATACCAGAGGGCGTGTCGTTCACGCAACCAATTCGTGGCTAAACCGGTACAGCCGTTGTGGCCTTGACACGGTCGAGCACGAAGCTGGTCTTGCAATCCTCCACGCTGGGGTGCTTGAGCAGGGTATCCATGATGAAGCGGCTGTAGTGCCCCATGTCGGCGACCACCACGCGAAGCAGGTAGTCCATGTCCCCGGTCAGGGCCGCGCACTCGACCACTTCGGGCCAGGTCTGGACGCTGGCGCGGAATAGGTCCATGGGATTGCGCTTGTGGCTCTCGGTGTGCTTTTCGAGGCGCACGTTGAGGTAGGCGGTCAGGCCCAGGCCGATGACTTCGGGGCGCACGAGCGCGACGTAGCGGTCGATGACGCCGCTCTCCTCCAGCCGCTTGACGCGCCGGAGCACGGCGCTGGGAGAAAGGCTGACCTGCTCGGCGATCTGGTCGTAGGTGGCGCGTCCGTCTGCTTGCAGCGTGCGCAAAATAAGCCTATCAATCTTGTCGAGTGCTTCCATCCTTTGATTTTCGCAGTTTTACTGCGTCCGGCCCATCTTCAGCGCCCAATAACGCTGAAAACGTGAGTGGCATCCACTCTACAGTGCAGCACTGGCCGTTCTCGCCCATTCGTTCGCTATCTCATTCATTCGAGCCCCACTTCTGGAGACCCCACACATGAGCCACATCGACGCCCCCGCCTTCACGCCCTGGGAGAACCCCATGGGGACCGATGGCTTCGAATTCATCGAGTACGCGGCACCGGATCCGGTCGCGATGGGCAAGGTGTTCGAGCGCATGGGCTTCACGGCCGTGGCCAGGCATCGCCACAAGAACGTGCTGCTGTACCGCCAGGGCACGATCAATTTCATCGTGAACGCCGAGCCCGACTCGTTCGCGCAGCGCTTTGCGCGCGAACACGGCCCGAGCGTCTGCGCCATCGCCTTCCGCGTGCAGGACGCCAAGCAGGCCTACGAACGGGCGATCTCGCTCGGCGCATGGGGCTTCGCCGACAAGGCCGGACCTGGCGAGCTGAACATTCCCGCCATCAAGGGCATCGGCGACAGCCTGATCTACCTGGTCGACCGCTGGCCCGGCAAGAACGGCGCGAAGCCGGGCGACATCGGCAACATCGGCTTCTACGACGTCGATTTCGAGCCGCTGCCGGGCGTGGCCTCGCAGGATGCGCTGGCGCCCAAGGGCAACGGCCTGACCTACATCGACCACCTCACGCACAACGTGTACCGCGGCCGCATGAACGTCTGGGCCGGCTTCTACGAGAAGCTCTTCAATTTCCGCGAGATCAAGTACTTCGACATCGAAGGCCAGGTGACCGGCGTGAAGAGCAAGGCCATGACCAGCCCCTGCGGCAAGATCCGCATCCCGATCAACGAAGAGGGCAAGGAGCAGGCGGGCCAGATCCAGGAGTACCTGGACATGTACCACGGCGAAGGCATCCAGCACATCGCGATGGGCTCGAACAACCTGTACGAGACCGTCGACGCGCTGCGCGCCAACGGCGTCACCCTGCTCGACACCATCGACACCTACTACGAGCTGGTCGACAAGCGCATTCCCGGCCACGGCGAAAGCGTGGCCGAGCTGCAGAAGCGCAAGATCCTGATCGACGGCAAGAAGGACGCGCTGCTGCTGCAGATCTTCAGCGAGAACCAGCTCGGCCCGATCTTCTTCGAGTTCATCCAGCGCAAGGGCGACGACGGTTTCGGCAACGGCAACTTCAAGGCGCTGTTCGAAAGCATCGAGCTCGACCAGATGCGCCGCGGCGTGCTGTCGGCCCCAAAATAGGCGCCTCTTTCACTGGCCAGGAGCCCCCATGCGCAGCACGTTTTCGATCGGCTTGACCCTCATCGCGGCAGCCGCCGTTCTTTCCGGTTGCGCAATGGCGCCGGCCACCCCCGCGGCCGGCTCGCACCTCGACACGGTGCAGAAGGCTGCGGCGCTGCGTATCTGCACGCCGGGCGACTACAAGCCCTTCAGCTTCCAGAAGACGGATGGCTCGTTCGAAGGCATCGACGTCGATCTCATGACGGGC
It includes:
- a CDS encoding Lrp/AsnC family transcriptional regulator produces the protein MEALDKIDRLILRTLQADGRATYDQIAEQVSLSPSAVLRRVKRLEESGVIDRYVALVRPEVIGLGLTAYLNVRLEKHTESHKRNPMDLFRASVQTWPEVVECAALTGDMDYLLRVVVADMGHYSRFIMDTLLKHPSVEDCKTSFVLDRVKATTAVPV
- the hppD gene encoding 4-hydroxyphenylpyruvate dioxygenase is translated as MSHIDAPAFTPWENPMGTDGFEFIEYAAPDPVAMGKVFERMGFTAVARHRHKNVLLYRQGTINFIVNAEPDSFAQRFAREHGPSVCAIAFRVQDAKQAYERAISLGAWGFADKAGPGELNIPAIKGIGDSLIYLVDRWPGKNGAKPGDIGNIGFYDVDFEPLPGVASQDALAPKGNGLTYIDHLTHNVYRGRMNVWAGFYEKLFNFREIKYFDIEGQVTGVKSKAMTSPCGKIRIPINEEGKEQAGQIQEYLDMYHGEGIQHIAMGSNNLYETVDALRANGVTLLDTIDTYYELVDKRIPGHGESVAELQKRKILIDGKKDALLLQIFSENQLGPIFFEFIQRKGDDGFGNGNFKALFESIELDQMRRGVLSAPK